From Pandoraea vervacti, the proteins below share one genomic window:
- a CDS encoding porin yields the protein MKRILLAALGLGGMAGFMAPVYAQSSVTLYGIVDAGVGYASGQRTANSKGGVGAPINYTNGSVWGFASGTWSGDRWGLKGSEDLGGGNSAIFQLENGFNIGNGTASQGGRQFGRQSWMGLQSATLGKLTFGRQYDPIVDYVGSLSAGTFVTGMGAHPGDIDNQDNQSRVNNSVKWASPVYAGFQFGAIYGFGGQPGSVKNQNTWGFGGQYASGPFAIGAGYLQATNAYGAAGTWTGSYDGTFSSSINEGFASAASQRIISAAGTYTFGATQVGIQYGNVQYTPGSLSTFASSFTFNTVGATVAYQVTPALRLAGAYNYTQGSDVKGAGGPKYHTVNFASYYSLSKRTSLYGLVGYQKASGSTLDTFGNVVAATASVGDVGNGISSATATQTFVRVGVRQTF from the coding sequence ATGAAACGCATTCTTCTCGCTGCACTCGGCCTGGGCGGTATGGCCGGATTCATGGCTCCCGTCTACGCACAAAGCAGCGTGACCCTGTACGGCATCGTCGATGCCGGCGTGGGCTACGCGAGCGGTCAGCGCACGGCCAACTCCAAGGGTGGCGTCGGCGCACCGATCAACTACACCAACGGATCGGTCTGGGGTTTTGCCAGCGGCACGTGGTCTGGCGACCGGTGGGGTCTGAAGGGCTCGGAAGACCTGGGCGGCGGCAACTCGGCCATCTTCCAGCTGGAAAACGGCTTCAACATCGGCAACGGCACGGCGAGCCAGGGTGGCCGACAGTTCGGCCGTCAGTCGTGGATGGGTCTGCAAAGCGCCACGCTGGGCAAGCTCACGTTCGGTCGTCAGTACGATCCGATCGTCGATTATGTCGGCTCGCTGAGCGCAGGCACGTTCGTCACCGGCATGGGTGCACACCCGGGCGATATCGACAACCAGGACAACCAGTCGCGCGTGAACAACTCAGTGAAGTGGGCAAGTCCGGTTTACGCCGGCTTCCAGTTCGGCGCGATCTACGGCTTCGGCGGTCAGCCCGGCAGCGTGAAGAACCAGAACACCTGGGGCTTTGGCGGTCAGTACGCCAGCGGTCCGTTCGCCATCGGCGCAGGCTACCTGCAAGCCACGAACGCCTACGGTGCGGCAGGGACGTGGACCGGCTCGTACGACGGCACGTTCTCCTCGTCGATCAACGAAGGCTTCGCCTCGGCGGCCAGCCAGCGCATCATCTCCGCAGCCGGCACCTACACGTTCGGCGCCACGCAGGTCGGCATCCAGTACGGCAACGTGCAGTACACGCCGGGCTCGCTCTCCACATTCGCCAGCAGCTTCACGTTCAATACGGTCGGCGCGACCGTGGCCTATCAGGTCACCCCGGCCCTGCGACTGGCCGGTGCGTACAACTACACGCAAGGCAGCGACGTCAAGGGCGCAGGCGGTCCGAAGTATCACACGGTGAACTTCGCGTCGTACTACTCGCTGTCGAAGCGCACGTCGCTGTACGGTCTGGTCGGCTACCAGAAGGCGTCGGGCAGCACGCTCGACACGTTCGGCAACGTCGTCGCGGCCACGGCGTCGGTCGGCGACGTGGGCAACGGCATCTCTTCCGCCACGGCGACGCAGACGTTTGTGCGCGTGGGCGTGCGTCAGACGTTCTGA